One window of Myxococcus fulvus genomic DNA carries:
- a CDS encoding RecQ family ATP-dependent DNA helicase: protein MVDMRAMSVALPYLEEAQQGLVRHFGLTQFRPGQAEVISTVLSGRNTVVVMPTGAGKSLCYQLPATLLPGLTLVVSPLIALMKDQVEQLTARGISATFINSSLTDLERAERMRRLRGGEYKLLYVAPERFRSASFVQMVTDVGVDLLAVDEAHCISQWGHDFRPDYALLGQVRKRLRPPRTVALTATATPEVRADIVRVLLMKEPREFAMGFDRPNLFLGKQEVGGDTDRHEACARLAALGGSGIIYCSTRRAAEGVFSELHGRKLKAVLYHAGMEDDARRRAQDTFMSTPDAVAVATNAFGMGIDKPDIRFVAHANIPRAVEAYYQEIGRAGRDGGEARAVLLFNHSDVYTQERLIQGSHPSEAVLADVWGVLQSVEEFERGVHVLAGMVNASEFEVSAALRIFERAGKLERGGRGEGEHGVLLTEKAQAAHPHSPDAQRLLKSLVETFPIGRQATTELTILARRIGLSVDETRHALGLLEKAGVVRVRRPFSGRSIRALLRMPFRELGMDLSHVREQERQNLQLLRRMTDYAYADRDSRCRRGAILHYFGQQDVETACGNCDVCAPAKMPVLLSGGPSASRARAAAAAPLVTNYSELASTELRRWRKELSKDLGVAPFIIFNDATLLGLAAALPIDREGFLTVKGTGESRWERFGPKVVEICLMARAAGHEPQVAPMAAARAKKPRIRRALGTD from the coding sequence ATGGTGGACATGCGAGCGATGTCGGTGGCCCTGCCCTATCTCGAAGAAGCCCAGCAGGGCCTGGTGCGCCACTTCGGCCTGACGCAGTTCCGTCCGGGACAGGCGGAGGTCATCTCCACCGTGCTGTCGGGGCGCAACACCGTGGTGGTGATGCCCACCGGCGCCGGCAAGAGCCTGTGCTACCAGCTGCCGGCCACGCTCTTGCCGGGGCTGACGCTGGTGGTGTCGCCGCTCATCGCGCTGATGAAGGACCAGGTGGAGCAGCTCACCGCGCGCGGCATCTCCGCCACGTTCATCAACTCGTCGCTGACGGACCTGGAGCGGGCGGAGCGGATGCGCCGGCTGCGCGGCGGTGAGTACAAGCTGCTGTACGTGGCGCCGGAGCGCTTTCGCAGCGCGAGCTTCGTGCAGATGGTCACCGACGTGGGCGTGGACCTGCTCGCCGTGGACGAGGCGCACTGCATCTCCCAGTGGGGCCACGACTTCCGGCCGGACTACGCGCTCTTGGGCCAGGTGCGTAAGCGGCTGCGGCCTCCGCGCACGGTGGCGCTCACCGCCACGGCCACGCCGGAGGTGCGCGCGGACATCGTCCGGGTGCTGCTCATGAAGGAGCCCCGCGAGTTCGCCATGGGGTTCGACCGGCCCAACCTCTTCCTCGGCAAGCAGGAGGTGGGCGGGGACACGGACCGGCACGAGGCGTGCGCGCGCCTGGCGGCGCTGGGGGGCAGCGGCATCATCTACTGCTCCACGCGAAGGGCCGCGGAGGGCGTGTTCTCGGAGCTGCACGGGCGCAAGCTCAAGGCGGTGCTGTACCACGCGGGCATGGAGGACGACGCGCGCCGGCGAGCGCAGGACACCTTCATGTCCACCCCGGACGCGGTGGCGGTGGCCACCAACGCGTTCGGCATGGGCATCGACAAGCCGGACATCCGCTTCGTCGCGCACGCCAACATCCCGCGCGCGGTGGAGGCGTACTACCAGGAGATAGGCCGCGCGGGCCGCGACGGTGGGGAGGCGCGGGCGGTGCTGCTGTTCAACCACTCGGACGTGTACACCCAGGAGCGGCTCATCCAGGGCAGCCACCCCTCGGAGGCGGTGCTGGCGGACGTGTGGGGCGTGCTCCAGTCGGTGGAGGAGTTCGAGCGGGGCGTGCACGTGCTGGCGGGCATGGTGAACGCCAGCGAGTTCGAGGTGTCCGCGGCGCTGCGCATCTTCGAGCGCGCCGGGAAGCTCGAGCGCGGCGGCCGGGGCGAGGGGGAGCACGGGGTGCTGCTGACGGAGAAGGCCCAGGCCGCGCACCCCCACTCCCCGGACGCGCAGCGGCTGCTCAAGTCGCTCGTGGAGACGTTCCCCATCGGCCGTCAGGCCACCACGGAGCTGACCATCCTCGCGCGCCGCATCGGCCTGTCGGTGGACGAGACGCGGCACGCGCTGGGGCTGTTGGAGAAGGCGGGCGTGGTGCGGGTGCGCAGGCCCTTCTCGGGGCGCTCCATCCGCGCGCTCCTGCGGATGCCCTTCCGGGAGCTGGGCATGGACCTGTCCCACGTGCGCGAGCAGGAGCGGCAGAACCTCCAGCTGCTGCGGCGGATGACGGACTACGCCTACGCGGACCGGGACTCGCGCTGCCGGCGCGGTGCCATCCTCCACTACTTCGGCCAGCAGGACGTGGAGACCGCCTGCGGCAACTGCGACGTGTGCGCGCCCGCGAAGATGCCGGTGCTGCTGTCGGGTGGGCCGTCCGCCTCCCGCGCCCGCGCCGCGGCCGCCGCGCCGCTGGTGACGAACTACAGCGAGCTGGCCTCCACGGAGCTGCGCCGCTGGCGCAAGGAGCTGTCGAAGGATTTGGGCGTCGCGCCCTTCATCATCTTCAACGACGCGACGCTGCTGGGTCTGGCGGCGGCGCTCCCCATCGACCGGGAGGGCTTCCTCACGGTGAAGGGCACGGGGGAGAGCCGCTGGGAGCGCTTCGGGCCCAAGGTGGTGGAGATCTGCCTCATGGCCCGCGCCGCGGGACACGAGCCGCAGGTGGCGCCCATGGCCGCGGCGCGCGCGAAGAAGCCTCGCATCCGCCGCGCGCTGGGCACCGACTGA
- a CDS encoding NUDIX hydrolase yields the protein MSRTVKPWLRLRQGLEHDYQVLTVREDKWADPRTNLEHPRVRVDCADWVNVIAVTPGDELVLVRQFRFGTGADTLEVPGGMVDEGEDPAVAAARELEEETGYVAGRVIPLGWVHPNPALQDNKCFSFLALDCVKAHAGQQDEGEDIAVELHPRADAPRLILEGRITHSLVVGAFFLERLRAEAKTP from the coding sequence ATGTCCCGGACGGTGAAGCCCTGGCTGCGACTGCGCCAGGGCCTGGAGCATGACTACCAGGTGCTGACGGTCCGCGAGGACAAGTGGGCGGACCCTCGCACGAACCTGGAGCACCCTCGGGTGCGGGTGGACTGCGCGGACTGGGTGAACGTCATCGCGGTGACGCCGGGCGACGAGCTGGTGCTGGTGCGGCAGTTCCGCTTCGGCACGGGCGCGGACACGCTGGAGGTGCCCGGCGGCATGGTGGACGAGGGCGAGGACCCCGCCGTCGCCGCGGCGCGCGAGCTGGAGGAGGAGACGGGGTACGTGGCGGGCCGTGTGATTCCGCTCGGCTGGGTGCATCCGAATCCCGCGCTGCAGGACAACAAGTGCTTCAGCTTCCTGGCGCTCGACTGCGTGAAGGCGCATGCGGGGCAGCAGGACGAGGGCGAGGACATCGCGGTGGAGCTGCACCCGCGCGCGGATGCGCCCAGGCTCATCCTGGAGGGGCGCATCACCCACTCGTTGGTGGTGGGGGCGTTCTTCCTGGAGCGGCTCCGCGCGGAGGCGAAGACTCCGTAG
- the moaC gene encoding cyclic pyranopterin monophosphate synthase MoaC, whose translation MKMVDVGAKPKTERVAVATGLLRMHAETRERILAGKMEKGDVLAAARLAGIMAAKRTPDFIPLCHPIALSGVEVTLQPVAEGLTVRVTVRTVDRTGVEMEALTAACAAALTVYDMCKSSDRGMVLDAVQLEHKSGGRSGTWEREPVKKAAASARTARKRTRAGR comes from the coding sequence ATGAAGATGGTGGATGTCGGCGCGAAGCCGAAGACGGAGCGGGTGGCGGTGGCCACGGGGCTGTTGCGCATGCACGCCGAGACGCGCGAGCGCATCCTCGCGGGGAAGATGGAGAAGGGGGACGTGCTCGCGGCGGCGAGGCTCGCGGGCATCATGGCCGCCAAGCGCACCCCGGACTTCATCCCGCTGTGCCATCCCATCGCCCTGTCCGGCGTGGAGGTGACGCTCCAGCCCGTGGCCGAGGGACTCACCGTCCGCGTGACGGTGCGCACCGTGGACCGCACGGGCGTGGAGATGGAGGCGCTCACGGCCGCGTGCGCGGCGGCGCTCACCGTCTATGACATGTGCAAGAGCTCGGACCGCGGCATGGTGCTGGATGCGGTGCAGCTCGAGCACAAGTCCGGTGGCCGCTCGGGGACGTGGGAGCGCGAGCCGGTGAAGAAGGCCGCCGCGTCCGCGCGCACCGCTCGAAAGCGCACTCGCGCCGGACGGTAG
- the trxB gene encoding thioredoxin-disulfide reductase produces MAEEKINKVTIIGSGPAGYTAAIYAARANLEPVVFAGGPTLEHPQRVPGGQLMVTTDVENYPGFPEAITGPELMERFQKQAERFGTAIHMENVVKVDFSSRPFLLESESGLRVRSETVIISTGATAKWLGVKGEDTYKNRGVSACATCDGAFFKNQEVLVVGGGDTAMEEATYLAKIVKHVTLIHRRDSLRASKVMQERALNNPKISFLWNSAVEEVQGDAKGMSGAVVRNLKTGDSQLVKATGLFVAIGHTPNTELFQGILETHQGGYLKTVPGSTRTNIPGVFACGDVQDSYYRQAITAAGTGCMAAIDAERWLIEHGE; encoded by the coding sequence GTGGCGGAGGAGAAGATCAACAAGGTGACCATCATCGGCTCGGGGCCGGCGGGCTACACTGCGGCCATCTATGCCGCGCGCGCCAACCTGGAGCCCGTGGTGTTCGCCGGTGGGCCCACGCTGGAGCACCCCCAGCGCGTGCCGGGCGGGCAGCTCATGGTGACCACGGACGTGGAGAACTACCCGGGCTTCCCGGAGGCCATCACCGGCCCGGAGCTGATGGAGCGCTTCCAGAAGCAGGCGGAGCGCTTCGGGACCGCCATCCACATGGAGAACGTGGTGAAGGTGGACTTCAGCTCGCGCCCGTTCCTGCTGGAGAGTGAGAGCGGCCTGCGCGTGCGCTCGGAGACGGTCATCATCTCCACCGGCGCCACGGCCAAGTGGCTGGGCGTCAAGGGCGAGGACACGTACAAGAACCGCGGCGTGTCCGCGTGTGCCACGTGTGACGGCGCGTTCTTCAAGAACCAGGAGGTCCTCGTCGTCGGCGGCGGCGACACGGCGATGGAGGAGGCCACGTACCTGGCGAAGATCGTCAAGCACGTCACCCTCATCCACCGGCGCGACTCGCTGCGCGCGTCGAAGGTGATGCAGGAGCGCGCGCTCAACAACCCGAAGATCTCCTTCCTGTGGAACTCCGCGGTGGAGGAGGTCCAGGGCGACGCGAAGGGGATGTCCGGCGCGGTCGTGCGCAACCTCAAGACGGGCGACAGCCAGCTCGTCAAGGCGACGGGCCTGTTCGTGGCCATCGGCCACACGCCGAACACGGAGCTGTTCCAGGGCATCCTGGAGACACACCAGGGCGGCTACCTCAAGACGGTGCCGGGCAGCACCCGCACGAACATCCCCGGCGTCTTCGCTTGTGGTGACGTGCAGGACAGCTACTACCGGCAGGCGATCACGGCGGCGGGCACCGGCTGCATGGCGGCCATCGACGCCGAGCGCTGGCTCATCGAGCACGGCGAGTAG
- a CDS encoding trans-sulfuration enzyme family protein produces the protein MSTKQKTLAVHAGTRLTGSKAVPVSPPISVAAVSWFDSSDDLDGALDGKDYAYARISAPNTTLLEEAVAALEGAESCVAYASGMAALRSLFEAQGFGPKDRLVMPADGYGVTRALYKKLCAALGVELHALKLTDADAPARIRELRPRLVLAESITNPLLRVADLRVLAKASHDVGAAFAVDATFPSPMGQRALEMGADYAVQSTSKWLNGHSDALGGTVSGSRERIDVLRAARILAGDVLGPFEAWLTLRGLRTLPVRMKAHAEHAAHVARRLSESPLLERVIYPGLPTHPDHAVARELLKDGGPMVSFEIRGAGRPEAMRFLEALKVGRPGPSLGDVCTLVMHAASASARRFTPEEREAAGIRESLIRVSVGLEDPDDVVDDLLQAVARGVAR, from the coding sequence ATGAGCACGAAGCAGAAGACGCTGGCGGTGCACGCCGGGACGCGGCTGACGGGGAGCAAGGCGGTGCCCGTCTCGCCGCCCATCTCCGTGGCGGCGGTGAGCTGGTTCGACAGCAGTGATGACCTGGACGGCGCGCTGGACGGCAAGGACTACGCCTATGCCCGCATCAGCGCGCCCAACACCACGCTGCTGGAGGAGGCGGTGGCGGCGCTCGAGGGCGCCGAGTCCTGTGTGGCCTACGCCAGCGGCATGGCCGCGCTGCGCTCGCTCTTCGAGGCGCAGGGCTTTGGTCCCAAGGACAGGTTGGTGATGCCGGCCGACGGCTACGGTGTCACGCGCGCGCTCTACAAGAAGCTGTGCGCGGCGCTGGGCGTGGAACTGCACGCGCTGAAGCTGACGGACGCGGACGCACCGGCGCGCATCCGGGAGCTCCGGCCCCGGCTGGTGCTGGCGGAGAGCATCACCAATCCGCTTCTGCGCGTGGCGGACCTGCGCGTCCTCGCGAAGGCGAGTCATGACGTCGGCGCGGCGTTCGCGGTGGACGCGACGTTCCCTTCGCCCATGGGGCAGCGCGCGCTGGAGATGGGCGCGGACTACGCGGTGCAGTCCACCAGCAAGTGGCTCAACGGGCACAGCGACGCGCTGGGCGGCACGGTGAGCGGCTCGCGCGAGCGCATCGACGTGCTGCGCGCCGCGCGCATCCTCGCGGGCGATGTGCTCGGGCCGTTCGAGGCGTGGTTGACGTTGCGCGGGCTGCGCACGTTGCCGGTGCGGATGAAGGCACATGCGGAGCACGCGGCCCATGTGGCGAGGCGACTGTCGGAGTCGCCGCTGCTCGAGCGCGTCATCTACCCGGGACTGCCCACGCATCCGGACCACGCGGTGGCGCGCGAGCTGCTGAAGGACGGCGGGCCCATGGTGTCGTTCGAGATTCGGGGCGCGGGGCGTCCGGAGGCCATGCGCTTCCTGGAGGCGCTGAAGGTGGGGCGTCCCGGGCCCTCGCTGGGGGATGTCTGCACGCTGGTGATGCACGCGGCCAGCGCGAGCGCGCGGCGCTTCACGCCCGAGGAGCGCGAGGCGGCGGGCATCCGCGAGAGCCTCATCCGGGTCTCCGTGGGGCTGGAGGACCCGGACGACGTGGTGGACGACCTGCTCCAGGCCGTGGCCCGTGGGGTGGCGCGATGA
- the radC gene encoding RadC family protein, producing the protein MGWRMGEAWAADEVVEESRGARKGVDAESSRERLFRLGARALTDPELLCVAWGAASGSRGAMEAALAVLKRCGGLKALLQAEPVELAHVPGLGPRRAAQVLAALELGRRAQRTPERRPRLRSPQEIHTYLTPGLTGLRREVFHVLCFNTRNVLVHDARVAEGTMNTCPVDPREVFAAALVSRATAIVLAHNHPSGDPEPSVQDVALTRHLVAGARLLNVKVLDHLVVGDGGFVSMLERGLLPDGEWEAKREWNAAGGRG; encoded by the coding sequence ATGGGGTGGCGGATGGGCGAGGCGTGGGCGGCGGATGAGGTGGTCGAGGAGTCGAGGGGCGCGCGGAAGGGAGTGGACGCCGAGTCCTCCCGGGAGCGGCTCTTCCGGTTGGGAGCGCGGGCACTCACGGACCCGGAGCTCTTGTGCGTGGCGTGGGGCGCGGCCTCGGGCTCGCGCGGCGCGATGGAGGCGGCCCTCGCGGTGTTGAAGCGCTGCGGGGGACTCAAGGCCCTGTTGCAGGCGGAGCCGGTGGAGCTGGCCCACGTGCCGGGCCTGGGGCCGCGGCGGGCGGCGCAGGTGCTCGCGGCGCTGGAGCTGGGGCGGCGCGCGCAGAGGACGCCGGAGCGCAGGCCCCGGCTGCGCTCTCCCCAGGAGATTCACACGTACCTGACGCCGGGCCTCACGGGGTTGAGGCGCGAGGTCTTCCACGTGCTGTGCTTCAACACGCGCAACGTGCTGGTGCATGACGCGCGGGTGGCGGAGGGCACCATGAACACGTGCCCGGTGGACCCGCGGGAGGTGTTCGCCGCGGCGCTCGTGTCCCGGGCGACGGCCATCGTCCTGGCGCACAACCACCCCTCGGGGGACCCGGAGCCCAGCGTCCAGGACGTGGCGCTGACGCGGCACCTGGTGGCGGGCGCGAGGCTGCTCAACGTGAAGGTGCTGGACCACCTGGTGGTGGGCGACGGCGGCTTCGTGTCGATGCTGGAGCGAGGCCTGCTCCCGGACGGGGAGTGGGAGGCGAAGCGGGAATGGAACGCGGCGGGAGGACGTGGGTGA
- a CDS encoding cyclic nucleotide-binding domain-containing protein, whose translation MDAELLKKVALFEGLTQGQLAKVAQLGQTRDYPAGAFLFREGESGQEMFVISRGKVRISKSVPGIGEEALAILEAGQYFGEMAVIEDSPRSADAIAHISCAVWVIERSKLDQLMFTDKDLAYVLLWTFVRTLSERLRETNDKIKSFFAISRF comes from the coding sequence ATGGATGCCGAGCTCCTCAAGAAGGTTGCGCTGTTCGAGGGTTTGACCCAGGGCCAGCTCGCCAAGGTGGCTCAACTCGGCCAGACCAGGGACTACCCTGCGGGCGCCTTCCTCTTCCGCGAGGGGGAGTCCGGCCAGGAGATGTTCGTCATCTCCCGGGGCAAGGTCCGCATCTCCAAGTCCGTGCCCGGCATCGGCGAGGAGGCGCTCGCCATCCTGGAGGCCGGCCAGTACTTCGGTGAGATGGCGGTAATCGAGGACTCGCCCCGCTCCGCGGACGCCATCGCCCACATCAGCTGCGCGGTGTGGGTCATCGAGCGCTCCAAGCTGGACCAGCTCATGTTCACCGACAAGGACCTGGCGTACGTCCTGCTGTGGACGTTCGTCCGGACGCTGAGCGAGCGACTTCGCGAGACGAACGACAAGATCAAATCGTTCTTCGCCATCTCCCGCTTCTGA
- a CDS encoding tetratricopeptide repeat protein has product MAKSMVERYEQLLRQDPTSSVFVELAKALLEKGDAPRAIEVCEQGVSHHPSSTVGRVLWGKALIQLGRPAEAMEQFDRAIAIEKDNPYAYNLIGEVLLQRGLYRSALPILRKAVALQPNDGRVKLWLEQAQQALAGGPAPVFADLMGLEKAESEEGESEPDAAKPESAEGAPAAASPMAAARLRAAALGDAAKAASASGPGASKSAGARAAADLASAAAAGGHASPGDAGAPGGEDASSTEEGGAQASLGAPGDASDAETSSSDSLGLIDRQVPVLQPTSGTPLPSLELSLFDEEDGARSPDANAPAGEGADAGSSQEGQALDPAAFESGPSASSDAGAVSDETSEQALLRSSEFTTAKPVVPAASTDSTESDEEQALLRSSEFTTAKPVVPAASGGLLGDLPPPDPTAATPVVARAQPQARGSGSKRSLLEDLPDASDATAATGRAKAGAPKQDTEALTAAYEKELRQKLAREAAKTSFLKRNGVKVAGAAVLLMVVIAVIVGVVRIRAATGGQTLNEALAKSEDLITQDTRASLDGALQQLDRALDMDESSSRAWALKAWTHALLFADHGLSPEDRLKALEALEKPGVKEAAPGLTLATNVLVADDRGREPARRALLAATEESTEVHALAASLLLAAKDEKKALERFDRALRASPSNVRALVALGGYYLASEDFPHAIEMFGKARTKSPKHSVARIGQAEARLALEQDLEASLSDVAPLAGSPELPAALGARQQLVHGRLLSAVGKHDEARALLAKGTQGPLAFDFQLAQGAASRAAGKLDAAQSAYEAALKLQPKSDEAREGLGRTLLDRDRERDVLTRLEADGGRKVALVRGTAYARLGDWKRARTELARTRVNERYPPEAVSLLALADAAEGNAAQARELLEKALAASKRPRNDMRLALGQVYWRERAFDKAQSQFEEAQKDPRDYEASCSLGRLLLARGLPDMALKPLTQAVERNGSHGEARDALGRTLLALGRTPEALKQFETWQLDNPGSADAHKGFALALFHSGRRKEAEGAAGRSAKLAPDDAEAHRLRAAILFAAGDAKGGFSALERANKLNPKDPDTFCEIAHAFLRQGNPDNADAAFAAARREGPDATCGRVGELYAQLPSGGRPAARTLEDLASRAPTVWDKAFAQATMARVLLGAGAVKEARTAAEEAVRLAPYQGRSHLALGMVALKQRQEPVAKASLLKAVELEPTDGLAHLALADVLVRESAELPRAVESYEAFLRLAGGSEDAGRVKKALPSLKKKAAR; this is encoded by the coding sequence ATGGCCAAGTCGATGGTGGAGCGCTACGAGCAGCTCCTCCGGCAGGACCCCACTTCTTCCGTTTTCGTCGAACTGGCCAAGGCCCTGCTGGAAAAGGGGGACGCGCCGCGCGCCATCGAGGTGTGTGAGCAGGGTGTCTCGCACCATCCGTCCTCGACGGTGGGCCGGGTGCTCTGGGGCAAGGCGCTCATCCAGCTGGGCCGCCCCGCGGAGGCGATGGAGCAGTTCGACCGCGCCATCGCCATCGAGAAGGACAACCCCTACGCCTACAACCTGATTGGCGAGGTGTTGCTGCAGCGCGGGCTGTACCGCTCGGCGCTGCCGATTCTGCGCAAGGCCGTGGCGCTGCAGCCCAACGACGGCCGCGTGAAGCTGTGGCTGGAGCAGGCGCAGCAGGCCCTGGCCGGTGGCCCGGCGCCGGTCTTCGCGGACCTGATGGGGCTGGAGAAGGCCGAGTCCGAGGAGGGTGAGTCCGAGCCTGACGCCGCGAAGCCCGAGAGCGCCGAGGGTGCTCCCGCCGCCGCGTCGCCCATGGCGGCCGCGAGGCTTCGCGCCGCGGCGCTCGGGGATGCCGCGAAGGCCGCGAGCGCCTCGGGGCCTGGGGCGTCGAAGAGCGCGGGCGCGCGGGCCGCCGCGGACCTGGCGAGCGCCGCCGCGGCGGGTGGGCACGCGAGCCCGGGCGATGCGGGTGCTCCGGGCGGGGAGGATGCGTCCTCGACGGAGGAGGGCGGCGCCCAGGCTTCTCTTGGGGCGCCGGGCGATGCGTCCGACGCGGAGACGTCGTCGTCTGATTCCCTCGGGTTGATCGACCGGCAGGTGCCGGTGCTGCAACCCACGTCGGGCACCCCGCTTCCGAGCCTGGAGCTGTCCCTCTTCGACGAGGAGGACGGAGCCCGTTCTCCGGACGCGAATGCACCGGCGGGGGAGGGCGCCGACGCGGGTTCCTCCCAGGAGGGTCAGGCGTTGGACCCGGCCGCCTTCGAGAGCGGTCCCAGTGCGTCCTCCGATGCGGGCGCTGTGTCCGACGAGACCAGCGAGCAGGCGCTGCTGCGCTCCAGCGAGTTCACCACCGCCAAGCCGGTGGTCCCCGCAGCGTCCACCGACTCGACCGAGTCGGATGAAGAGCAGGCGCTGCTGCGCTCCAGCGAGTTCACCACCGCCAAGCCCGTGGTCCCCGCCGCGTCGGGCGGGCTGCTGGGGGATTTGCCTCCACCCGACCCCACCGCCGCCACGCCCGTTGTCGCGCGCGCGCAGCCCCAGGCGCGTGGCTCGGGCTCCAAGCGCTCGCTGCTGGAGGACTTGCCCGACGCCTCGGACGCCACGGCCGCCACCGGCCGCGCGAAGGCTGGCGCGCCCAAGCAGGACACCGAGGCGCTCACCGCCGCCTACGAGAAGGAGCTGCGACAGAAGCTGGCGCGCGAGGCGGCCAAGACGTCCTTCCTGAAGCGCAACGGCGTGAAGGTGGCCGGCGCCGCCGTGCTCCTGATGGTGGTCATCGCCGTCATCGTCGGCGTGGTGCGCATCCGCGCGGCCACCGGTGGCCAGACGCTGAACGAGGCCCTGGCCAAGAGCGAGGACCTCATCACCCAGGACACGCGCGCGTCGCTGGATGGGGCGCTGCAGCAACTGGACCGGGCGCTGGACATGGACGAGAGCAGCAGCCGCGCGTGGGCCCTCAAGGCCTGGACGCACGCGCTGCTCTTCGCGGACCACGGCCTGTCCCCGGAGGACCGACTCAAGGCGCTGGAGGCCCTGGAGAAGCCCGGGGTGAAGGAGGCCGCGCCGGGCCTGACGCTCGCCACCAACGTCCTCGTGGCGGATGACCGGGGCCGCGAGCCCGCGCGCCGCGCGCTGCTCGCCGCGACGGAGGAGAGCACGGAGGTCCACGCGCTGGCCGCGAGCCTGCTGCTGGCCGCCAAGGACGAGAAGAAGGCGCTGGAGCGCTTCGACCGCGCGCTGAGGGCCTCGCCGTCGAACGTGCGCGCCCTGGTGGCGCTGGGGGGCTACTACCTGGCCTCCGAGGACTTCCCGCACGCCATCGAGATGTTCGGCAAGGCGCGCACCAAGTCCCCCAAGCACTCCGTGGCGCGCATCGGTCAGGCCGAGGCGCGGCTCGCGCTGGAGCAGGACCTGGAGGCGTCGCTCTCGGACGTGGCGCCCCTGGCCGGAAGCCCCGAACTGCCCGCCGCGCTCGGCGCTCGACAGCAGCTGGTGCACGGCCGGCTCCTGTCCGCCGTGGGCAAGCACGACGAGGCCCGCGCGCTGCTCGCCAAGGGCACGCAGGGGCCGCTGGCCTTCGACTTCCAGCTCGCGCAGGGCGCGGCGAGCCGGGCCGCCGGGAAGCTGGACGCGGCGCAGTCCGCGTACGAGGCGGCGCTGAAGCTGCAACCCAAGAGCGACGAGGCCCGAGAGGGGCTGGGCCGCACGTTGCTGGACAGGGACCGGGAGCGCGACGTGCTCACCCGTCTGGAGGCGGACGGCGGCCGCAAGGTGGCGCTGGTGCGGGGCACCGCGTACGCGCGGCTCGGAGACTGGAAGCGCGCTCGCACGGAGCTCGCGCGCACGCGGGTGAACGAGCGCTACCCGCCGGAGGCCGTGTCGCTGCTCGCGCTGGCGGACGCGGCGGAGGGCAACGCGGCGCAGGCCCGCGAGCTGCTCGAGAAGGCGCTGGCCGCGAGCAAGCGCCCGCGCAACGACATGCGACTGGCGCTGGGGCAGGTGTACTGGCGCGAGCGCGCCTTCGACAAGGCGCAGTCCCAGTTCGAGGAGGCGCAGAAGGACCCTCGGGACTACGAGGCGTCGTGCTCGCTGGGCCGGCTCCTGCTGGCGCGCGGCCTGCCGGACATGGCGCTCAAGCCGCTGACGCAGGCGGTGGAGCGCAACGGCTCGCACGGCGAGGCGCGCGACGCGCTGGGGCGCACGCTGCTGGCGCTGGGGCGCACGCCGGAGGCCCTCAAGCAGTTCGAGACGTGGCAGCTCGACAACCCGGGCAGCGCGGATGCGCACAAGGGCTTCGCGCTGGCGCTCTTCCACTCCGGGCGTCGCAAGGAGGCCGAAGGGGCCGCGGGGCGCTCGGCGAAGCTGGCGCCGGACGACGCCGAGGCCCACCGGCTGCGCGCCGCCATCCTCTTCGCCGCGGGCGACGCGAAGGGCGGCTTCTCCGCGCTGGAGCGCGCCAACAAGCTCAACCCGAAGGACCCGGACACCTTCTGCGAGATTGCCCACGCCTTCCTTCGCCAGGGCAACCCGGACAACGCGGACGCGGCCTTCGCGGCGGCGCGGCGCGAGGGACCGGACGCCACGTGCGGCCGGGTGGGGGAGCTCTACGCGCAGCTGCCCAGCGGAGGCCGTCCCGCGGCGCGGACGCTGGAGGACCTGGCCTCGCGCGCGCCCACCGTCTGGGACAAGGCCTTCGCCCAGGCCACCATGGCCCGGGTGCTGCTCGGGGCCGGCGCGGTGAAGGAAGCGCGGACGGCGGCGGAGGAGGCCGTGCGGCTGGCGCCGTACCAGGGCCGCTCGCACCTGGCGCTGGGCATGGTGGCGCTCAAGCAGCGCCAGGAGCCCGTGGCCAAGGCGTCGCTCTTGAAGGCCGTGGAGCTGGAGCCCACGGACGGACTGGCGCACCTGGCGCTGGCGGACGTGCTGGTGCGCGAGTCGGCGGAGCTGCCCCGGGCGGTGGAGTCCTATGAGGCCTTCCTCCGACTGGCCGGAGGAAGCGAGGATGCGGGCCGCGTGAAGAAGGCTCTGCCGTCCCTCAAGAAGAAAGCGGCCCGCTAG